Within Rattus rattus isolate New Zealand chromosome 12, Rrattus_CSIRO_v1, whole genome shotgun sequence, the genomic segment aggaaagaaaaggatcTCAGTGGCAAACTCAGACTTTTGCAGGCCGGCAGAAGCTGGGACAGGTGGTCTTTTGGAAAGGGCAGTACTGCTCTGAGGAACAAGCAAGGGGACCCAATCTCACCAGTCGATGCCCTTGTGGTAATTGGGGCCATTGAAGAACTGAATTTCCTCAAAGGTGCTAGGGCTGGGGAAACTGCTTGTCACTGCGGGGTGCAGGCTCAGGAAGAAGTGAATGGCTGTGGTGCCTGCAGGAAGGGAAGCCCAGCCTGTTCAGGAAGCAGTCAGCTGAACAGCATGACTTTGAAGGAAGTAAGAAATACTCACTTGTGGGTTGTAAAACTCCCTTCAGTCAAAGCAAAGCGAGAGACAGAAAGCCGAGAGAAGGCCCAGGATTGTTAGACTAGCTTTCACCCTCCACCTTATCAGAACCACTTGCAGACTGCCCCTCCCTAGCACTCAGGACTGAGGCTAGGCCTTTAAGAACCGTGATGTTTTGCCATAGAGCTGTGGCCTCTGACCTCTTCTTATTTTGAGATTAGGTCTTACTAAACTGCCCAGGCAGGCACTAAGCTGatactctcctgtctctgtctcctaaacTGCTTGGATGACAAGCCTTTACAACCAAGTCTGGCTATCTGACTGacttctgagacaggatctgtgtAGCCTAGGTGTGCCTCACTTGCTATCCTTTCGCCAAGGCCCTGTCCAGCAAGCGAGGCCTTCGGTCCTGCCTGTTCTACTATACTGGCTTTATGACGGCCTGGAATCCAGGGCTCACCCCGGCccctatttatctatcttttaaCTAGGCAGACGGAGACAGGCGGAGTGGCTTATAAATCTAAGTCCAGCGTTTGGAAGACTGAAGCAAAGAGATCAGAGGATTTAAGGTTGGTCTGggtgatgagaccctgtctcaaaaactaaacaaataaaaaaaacacaaaattaaaaaatatagtacacacctctaatcccagcacttgggaggcaggggcaggcagagttCTGatagtttgaggacagcctggtctacagagcagatAGCCAAAATTACACAGTAAAACCCAAGAAAATCAAAacccagacaaaacaaaacagcaaaaataagCTGTCCTgcgcatgtatatacacatgcacacaagcacactaaagaaatgttattgttttaaaaaatgaatcccTTTCTCAAGAGACGTGATTAATGAGGGGTAGGGATGAGAAGGCAGCCTAGGATAAATTGGCTGGGAATCATTTACCTGTCTTCTGTGGTCCCACAATGAGGAACTTGGGGAGTCGGTCACAGGTTTTCTCCTTGGACCAGATATCTTTGTGCCTCTTGTCGTCACAGGGATTCTGAAGGTTAGGCCACGAATCTGATAAGGACTAATCTTGTAAACCCTGACCCCATCAGATCAGGTCAGCCTGAGCTCCACCCTTACCTGCCAAAGGGGGCTTCGTTCCTGAGGGAAAAGTTCAAAGTACTTCTGGGCAAGAGGCACAGGGGGAAGGGTCTGCAGGCGCAGCCGTGTCCAGCACTGGAGGAAGCGCACCAGGCTCTCAAAGGTGTACAGGCCCAGCCGGTCGTTCCCATAGTTGGACAGATGGGTCATAAAGACACTGATCTGCAAGAGGATTCCTGCTGTGAGACCTAGCGGGTCCCTGACCCACAACCAGCTCTGGGGCACAAAGGCGCTGGCTTGACAACACTTTGGCTTTCTAGTCTTCCGGTTCCCTTTTGGTGCCTTACCGGATTAAGCAGCACTGTCAGAAAGAGCTCTCCACCTCGAATGCTTCGATCCAGTTCACGAGAACCTCCAGGATACTCATTATAGAAGATGGTGTGAGTGAAGAGGCCACATGTTTGCCGGGGGAGCACCTGAGAGGGTCAGAAGATACAGGTGAATGGTAAGACAGAGGACAGGTAGGGACTAACGTCAGGACGTACTGGAGTTCCCTGGGCTCAGAGAGGCCTGCTCTGAAGTTATAGTAAGAAAATTTACTATAtgtggggctggagcgatggctcagtggtttagagcactgagtgctcttccagaggtcctgagttcaatccccagcaaccacatggtggctcagaaccatctgtaatgagatctgatgccctcttctggcctgcaggtatacatGTAGATAGagcgcacgtgcacatgcactTACACAAGCGCACATAcacctttaaaacattttctactaTATGCGTTATCATGTTTTGTGGATACCTTGGGCTGGCAGATGACACGCCCCAAGTCAATGCAGGTTGAAAGCTGTCTAAATGTCAAAGTTCGATTTGTACTGGGAAATCTGTAGTGGGAGCCCTCACCATGATGCCATTGTGAATGAAGCCTCGGCGGTAGCGAGCAGGGCGCAGATGGGGATACTCCTCAGTGCTGGTCACCTGAATGCCCCACACGGATTTCCAGGCCTCATAGAGCTGCGTGTGGATGGGGTACACACCAGAGTGGTGGGGGGCCACAGCATACCCCAGATCCGTAGGAATCCCATGCTCCTGGGAATGGTATAGACTCTCACCAGGACCTGGTGAAGTTTGGGGAGTAGAGGGTAAAGAGGGTGGGGATGCctccaaggaaagaaaactggaaagggtAGGGAAGGGTATCCATGGTGTGGGACCAGGGGAGGGTGTTAAAAAGGAAACACTGTCTCTGGGAGAGagtatggggaagagatctaagAGTCTCACCAAAGCAAACTGTTTGTTGAGCCTCATCTGGTCGGCCAGCACGGAGCGATTGTGGAACAGGTGTGGCTGCATGTGACTCCACATGTGAGGGAACCACCAGAACTCTCTGCGGTGCCTCAGCAGCATATCGTCCCCCGcgtcctcctcctctgtccctgcGGTCACACACTGACTGCTGGCCCCCGTTTTGTAGAGACTCTGACCATGGTCCATCCTGTGGACATTACTGCCTCCCACCCAGGGCCTGAGGCTGTCTCCTGCTCACTGCCTAAGTGTTCTTCAGCCATCTCTGCTAAAGCCGGCCCATCGCTAGTTCATCCCTCAACTATGTCCCTAGactctgtccctttctccagCTTGCGTGTCCAGGGTCAATACTAAAGAGACCGATCAAACCAAAACAGGTTAGGACAGGGGAATGAGCTCACCCGTATGATAGAACTTGCCCGAGAAGCCCAGGTTGAAGGTGAAGTTGGGGACTAAGGTCCTGAGTTTGTTCTGGGTAGTCAGCAGAGCCTGGGGAAACAGTAGAGGAATGCCAAGTCAGGAGAGACCGGGCTGACTGAGAGATAAGGAAGCAGCCATCTTCCCAACTATACAAAGTAGAGAATGTGTCTGCGACCATCGCGGGGTCACAGCGGGGAATCTGATGGCCACAGGCGGTAAGGTTCCTAGCCAAGtgaatgggagagagaaagaaaaactgaccTCAACATCAGCCACCTTCATGCGAGTACCTTCTTTGCCCACAAAGATGTCGTCGATGTCTACTAAGATGTAGCGGTCAAGGTCCAGGCAGAGACGCTTGCCAGTGAGGTATGCGACAGCATCAACAAACACAAGTTTGTGAAGCCAAAAGGAGAGGCCGTGTCCAAACAGCACCCGCTGGATGCCGTCATGAAGCCCCAAGTCCTGCACCACAGTGGGGAGCCGGGCACGCCGCAGAGCTGGTCCCGGCACGGGGAGCTCTGCTGGCCGATGGCTGGCGATGAGCACTGGCTCATAGGTGCTGTGATTGGACTGGAAGATGGTCCAGTCGTCCCCAGGCAGTGGTCCTGGCTCCAAGCGGCTAGG encodes:
- the Ndst2 gene encoding bifunctional heparan sulfate N-deacetylase/N-sulfotransferase 2 is translated as MLQLWKVVRPARQLELHRLILLLIGFSLVSMALLAYFVSTSPKAKEPLPLPLGDCSSSGAAGPGPARPPVPPRPPRPPETTRTEPVVLVFVESAYSQLGQEIVAILESSRFRYSTELAPGRGDMPTLTDHTHGRYVLVIYENLLKYVNLDSWSRELLDRYCVEYGVGIIGFFRAHEHSLLSAQLKGFPLFLHSNLGLRDYQVNPSAPLLHLTRPSRLEPGPLPGDDWTIFQSNHSTYEPVLIASHRPAELPVPGPALRRARLPTVVQDLGLHDGIQRVLFGHGLSFWLHKLVFVDAVAYLTGKRLCLDLDRYILVDIDDIFVGKEGTRMKVADVEALLTTQNKLRTLVPNFTFNLGFSGKFYHTGTEEEDAGDDMLLRHRREFWWFPHMWSHMQPHLFHNRSVLADQMRLNKQFALEHGIPTDLGYAVAPHHSGVYPIHTQLYEAWKSVWGIQVTSTEEYPHLRPARYRRGFIHNGIMVLPRQTCGLFTHTIFYNEYPGGSRELDRSIRGGELFLTVLLNPISVFMTHLSNYGNDRLGLYTFESLVRFLQCWTRLRLQTLPPVPLAQKYFELFPQERSPLWQNPCDDKRHKDIWSKEKTCDRLPKFLIVGPQKTGTTAIHFFLSLHPAVTSSFPSPSTFEEIQFFNGPNYHKGIDWYMDFFPVPSNASTDFLFEKSATYFDSEVVPRRGAALLPRAKIITVLINPADRAYSWYQHQRAHGDPVALNYTFYQVISASSHAPLLLRSLQSRCLVPGYYSTHLQRWLTYYPSGQLLIMDGQELRVNPAASMEIIQKFLGITPFLNYTRTLRFDEDKGFWCQGLEGGKTRCLGRSKGRRYPDMDMESRLFLTDFFRTHNLELSKLLSRLGQPAPLWLQEELQHSSVG